The Algoriphagus sp. TR-M9 genome has a window encoding:
- the lon gene encoding endopeptidase La, with protein MNQFENSAFQNLMVGEFAGEGDLIQLITDEEDETQGKEVLEEEIPILSVRNTVLFPGVVIPITVGRQRSIRLVKKAQKGNKLIGVCAQINPNIDDPAWEDIYQVGTLAKIIKMIVLPDGNTTIIIQGKKRFKISEQITDDPYFIARAEYLEENFPKSSKKIQALEESLKESATRILHLNPEIPREAQVALDNIDNTPFLTHFLSSNINAPVESKQRLLEINDGVERATLLLEYMLKDIQMLELKSEIQKKVHTDIDQQQRDYFLRQQMKVLQTELGEEGPEKEVEDLRIRGAKKDWPAEVKKHFDKELDKILRINPSAAEYPIALNYVETMVDLPWNEFTQDNFDLKHAKKVLDSDHFGLEKVKERIIEYLAVLKLKNDLKGPILCLYGPPGVGKTSLGKSIAAALGRKYVRMSLGGMHDESEIRGHRKTYIGAMPGKIIQNMKKVKTSNPVYVLDEIDKLSSDFRGDPSSAFLEVLDPEQNNAFLDNYLEVEYDLSKVLFIATANSLDSIQPALRDRMEIIEVTGYTQEEKVEIAKRHLVPKQRKEHGLKAKQISFEKAALVKLIEDYTRESGVRSLERAIGKVVRNIAKSIAMEEEYSPKITPAAVRKILGSEIFDKESYTDNNTAGVVTGLAWTSVGGEILFIETSLSRGKGKLTLSGQLGDVMKESAMTALSYLRSKADKLGIDHRVFDQYDLHIHVPAGAVPKDGPSAGITMLTAMASVFTQRKVKAKVAMTGEISLIGKVMPVGGIKEKILAAKRAGIKEIILCKKNQRDIEEIDAQYIKGLEFHFVERVEEVLDIALLKGKVDHPLQFNFQSENGKDK; from the coding sequence ATGAATCAATTCGAAAATTCTGCATTTCAAAATCTAATGGTCGGTGAATTTGCCGGAGAAGGTGATCTGATTCAATTGATCACGGATGAGGAGGATGAAACGCAGGGTAAGGAAGTCCTAGAGGAAGAGATCCCGATTCTCTCTGTTCGCAATACTGTGTTGTTCCCCGGCGTGGTCATCCCCATCACTGTGGGAAGACAGCGCTCTATCCGCCTGGTCAAAAAAGCCCAAAAAGGCAACAAGCTGATCGGTGTATGTGCCCAGATCAATCCCAATATAGATGACCCGGCATGGGAGGATATTTATCAAGTAGGTACCCTGGCTAAAATCATTAAGATGATCGTGCTTCCGGATGGAAATACTACGATCATTATCCAAGGCAAAAAGCGCTTTAAAATTTCCGAGCAGATTACGGATGATCCGTACTTCATTGCTAGAGCCGAGTACCTAGAAGAGAATTTCCCGAAAAGCTCAAAGAAAATCCAGGCCCTGGAGGAATCCCTCAAGGAATCTGCAACCCGGATTCTGCATTTGAATCCGGAAATCCCAAGAGAAGCTCAGGTCGCACTGGATAATATTGATAATACTCCTTTTCTCACGCATTTTCTCTCTTCCAATATCAACGCTCCGGTAGAGTCCAAACAGCGCCTTTTGGAAATCAACGATGGTGTAGAGCGGGCTACCTTGCTCTTGGAATACATGCTGAAGGATATCCAAATGCTGGAATTGAAATCGGAGATTCAAAAGAAAGTCCATACGGATATAGATCAGCAGCAGCGGGACTACTTCCTGCGTCAGCAGATGAAAGTCCTGCAAACTGAGCTAGGTGAGGAAGGGCCTGAAAAGGAAGTCGAGGATCTCAGGATACGCGGAGCCAAGAAGGACTGGCCCGCAGAAGTCAAAAAACATTTCGATAAGGAACTGGATAAGATCTTAAGAATCAATCCATCGGCTGCTGAGTATCCCATCGCACTGAACTATGTTGAAACCATGGTGGATCTGCCTTGGAATGAGTTTACGCAGGATAATTTTGACCTGAAGCATGCCAAGAAAGTACTGGATAGTGATCACTTTGGCTTGGAAAAAGTCAAAGAAAGAATCATTGAGTACTTGGCGGTTCTGAAGTTGAAGAATGATTTGAAAGGACCGATACTATGTCTTTATGGACCTCCTGGTGTGGGCAAAACCTCCTTGGGTAAATCCATTGCGGCAGCTTTAGGGCGGAAGTATGTCAGGATGTCGCTGGGTGGCATGCACGATGAATCAGAGATTCGTGGGCATCGCAAAACTTACATAGGCGCTATGCCAGGTAAGATCATCCAGAATATGAAAAAAGTAAAAACATCCAATCCTGTCTATGTGCTGGATGAGATTGATAAACTTTCCTCAGATTTTAGAGGGGACCCTTCTTCTGCTTTTTTGGAGGTTTTGGATCCTGAGCAAAACAACGCCTTCCTGGATAATTACCTGGAAGTGGAATATGATTTGAGTAAGGTGCTCTTCATCGCTACGGCCAACTCCCTGGATTCCATTCAGCCGGCTTTGCGTGACAGAATGGAAATCATAGAAGTAACCGGATATACGCAGGAGGAGAAAGTCGAAATCGCCAAGAGGCATTTGGTGCCCAAGCAGAGAAAAGAGCACGGCTTAAAAGCCAAGCAAATTTCCTTTGAAAAAGCTGCATTAGTAAAATTGATCGAAGATTACACCCGTGAATCAGGTGTGCGAAGTCTGGAAAGAGCCATAGGTAAAGTGGTAAGAAATATCGCCAAATCCATCGCAATGGAAGAGGAATATTCCCCTAAAATCACACCAGCAGCTGTAAGAAAAATCCTAGGTTCGGAAATATTTGATAAGGAATCCTATACTGATAACAATACCGCTGGCGTCGTGACTGGCCTAGCCTGGACCAGTGTGGGTGGAGAAATTCTATTTATAGAAACAAGCCTAAGCCGAGGAAAGGGTAAACTTACCCTGTCTGGCCAATTGGGAGATGTGATGAAGGAATCAGCCATGACCGCACTCTCTTACCTAAGGTCCAAAGCAGACAAACTGGGCATAGATCATCGGGTTTTTGATCAGTACGATCTACACATTCACGTACCGGCCGGAGCTGTGCCAAAAGATGGGCCTTCTGCAGGAATCACCATGCTTACTGCGATGGCATCCGTTTTCACCCAAAGAAAAGTGAAAGCTAAAGTAGCCATGACCGGAGAAATCAGCCTTATAGGTAAAGTGATGCCTGTAGGTGGAATCAAAGAAAAAATCCTGGCAGCCAAACGTGCAGGGATCAAAGAAATCATTCTTTGTAAAAAGAATCAGCGTGATATCGAAGAAATCGATGCACAATACATCAAAGGACTAGAATTCCATTTTGTGGAAAGAGTAGAAGAGGTGCTGGATATTGCTTTGCTGAAAGGCAAAGTCGATCATCCACTACAATTCAATTTTCAGTCCGAAAACGGAAAAGATAAATAA